A stretch of the Pseudomonadota bacterium genome encodes the following:
- a CDS encoding tetratricopeptide repeat protein, producing MWQRFIKPVPLLYLILLAGCATAPQVETVQRPPVSALNAATDADVDAEFKAAVALMKADRWEAAAEKLAAITVTDSQLSGAWTNLGIARNMLGDQAGAEAALRQAIAVNSSQVAAYSELALLCRRSGRLEEAAAIYNQGLAVNPNSEDIHWNLAVLYDQYLTEPVLALQHYERYQQLTGSEDRFLLSWIDELRDKASQVSVAAGAKQ from the coding sequence ATCTTGCTGGCGGGGTGCGCCACAGCACCGCAGGTGGAGACCGTGCAAAGGCCGCCGGTAAGCGCGCTCAATGCGGCCACGGATGCTGACGTAGATGCGGAGTTTAAGGCCGCAGTGGCTCTGATGAAGGCAGACCGCTGGGAAGCGGCAGCGGAGAAACTTGCCGCGATCACCGTGACAGACTCGCAATTATCTGGTGCCTGGACCAATCTTGGTATCGCCAGGAACATGCTTGGTGATCAGGCAGGCGCAGAAGCTGCGCTGCGCCAGGCAATCGCAGTCAACAGCAGCCAGGTTGCCGCCTATAGTGAGCTGGCTCTCCTGTGCCGCCGCAGCGGGCGCCTGGAGGAAGCCGCAGCCATCTACAACCAGGGCCTGGCCGTCAATCCCAACAGTGAAGATATCCATTGGAATCTGGCCGTGCTGTATGACCAGTATCTCACGGAACCCGTCCTCGCGTTACAACACTACGAGCGTTACCAGCAATTGACGGGATCTGAGGACAGGTTTTTACTGTCGTGGATAGATGAATTGCGCGACAAAGCCAGCCAGGTGAGCGTAGCTGCGGGAGCCAAACAATGA
- a CDS encoding MotA/TolQ/ExbB proton channel family protein, with protein MDLYNTFVGFFQSGGFFMYPIVLVLALGLAIAVERYIYLSAANSSNQRLWKKLAPHLAKGDYLQVAMLTEKSRSAISHIFGYGLSRARTSRRRDDVEIAMEEGLMETVPNLEKRTAYLATFANIATLLGLLGTIIGLIQAFTAVASANPSEKADMLSASISVAMNTTAFGLMVAIPLLLIYAVLQTKTTQLIDSLEMASVKFLNSITEKPLEGKAG; from the coding sequence ATGGACTTGTACAATACTTTTGTCGGATTTTTCCAGTCTGGCGGGTTTTTCATGTACCCGATTGTTCTGGTTCTTGCGCTGGGACTGGCAATCGCAGTGGAAAGATATATCTACCTGAGTGCCGCGAATAGCAGCAATCAACGCCTGTGGAAGAAGTTGGCACCCCATCTTGCCAAGGGTGATTATCTTCAGGTCGCCATGCTCACCGAAAAGTCGCGCTCTGCAATCAGTCATATCTTCGGTTACGGCCTTAGCCGCGCCAGAACGTCACGGCGCCGGGACGATGTTGAAATTGCCATGGAGGAGGGACTGATGGAAACAGTTCCGAATCTTGAAAAGCGTACGGCCTATCTGGCCACATTCGCCAATATCGCCACACTGCTAGGCCTGCTCGGGACCATCATCGGACTGATCCAGGCATTTACCGCTGTGGCATCGGCCAATCCATCGGAAAAAGCCGATATGTTGTCAGCGAGTATCTCGGTCGCGATGAATACCACGGCTTTCGGCCTGATGGTAGCCATCCCGTTACTGCTCATTTATGCGGTTTTGCAAACCAAGACCACGCAATTGATCGACAGCCTGGAAATGGCTTCTGTCAAGTTTCTTAACAGCATCACCGAGAAACCGCTCGAAGGTAAGGCGGGATGA
- a CDS encoding biopolymer transporter ExbD produces the protein MRNRFTRKHRSQESGDINITAFMNLMVILVPFLLITAVFSRITILELNLPAAASTSQQDIEQNFHLEIVVRSDGIEVGDRDGGLIKRLPLKDGNQDYEELSTLLQQVKARFPEKADATLLLEPDTEYETMVHVMDNIRTARVVQAGSVISAELFPEISIGDAPDSQMQVAKK, from the coding sequence ATGAGAAACCGCTTCACCCGAAAGCACAGGTCCCAGGAATCCGGTGATATCAATATCACCGCATTCATGAATCTGATGGTGATCCTGGTGCCTTTCCTGCTGATTACAGCAGTATTTTCGCGCATAACAATCCTGGAGCTGAACCTGCCAGCCGCAGCCAGCACGTCACAGCAGGACATCGAGCAGAACTTCCATCTCGAGATTGTCGTGCGCAGTGACGGGATCGAGGTGGGCGATCGTGACGGCGGCCTGATCAAGCGTCTGCCGCTGAAGGACGGCAACCAGGACTATGAAGAGCTCTCCACGTTGCTGCAACAAGTCAAGGCGCGTTTTCCAGAAAAGGCTGATGCAACATTGCTGCTGGAGCCTGATACCGAGTACGAGACAATGGTGCACGTCATGGACAACATACGCACTGCACGTGTGGTACAAGCGGGCAGCGTGATCAGTGCCGAGCTCTTCCCGGAGATCTCCATCGGTGATGCACCAGACTCGCAGATGCAGGTGGCAAAAAAATGA
- a CDS encoding biopolymer transporter ExbD, whose product MKMSRRAKRMERQHVRHGRGMGLNLVSLMDIFTILVFFLLVNTSDGEILPTHKSVKLPESISEQQPHVTVTIMVNEESVLLHGQVIASVSSIMQEQGSYSRVLQTALITQANEALGGNGTTPDRREATIMGDKEIPYSLLKKVMASCTKAGFNHISLAVLQKPLES is encoded by the coding sequence ATGAAAATGTCGAGACGCGCCAAGCGCATGGAGCGCCAACACGTACGCCATGGCCGCGGCATGGGGCTGAATCTCGTTTCCTTGATGGACATATTCACGATTCTCGTGTTTTTTCTGCTGGTCAACACATCCGACGGCGAGATATTGCCAACCCATAAGTCCGTGAAGCTGCCGGAGTCCATATCGGAGCAACAGCCGCATGTCACGGTAACTATCATGGTCAACGAGGAAAGCGTACTGCTGCATGGCCAGGTAATCGCATCAGTCTCCAGTATCATGCAAGAGCAGGGCAGCTATTCACGTGTGCTGCAAACCGCACTCATCACCCAGGCGAACGAGGCCCTCGGCGGTAACGGCACAACCCCGGACCGGCGGGAAGCCACGATCATGGGTGACAAGGAGATACCCTACAGCCTGTTGAAGAAGGTCATGGCCTCCTGTACCAAGGCCGGTTTCAACCACATCTCACTTGCAGTACTGCAGAAGCCACTGGAGAGCTGA
- a CDS encoding AgmX/PglI C-terminal domain-containing protein: protein MSAIVLSFDMTWGALGPDDLRFRRIVRTNLVLALLFGIIMPFLPLPEVVKPVQVEPPRMVQLLFEQDEVKPPPPPPPVPVKQEPEPVKEKVEAPKPVVKKPVVVKKQIQEKPKISAREQAEQSGLLALRDSLSDLRQNSVSQSFSKKGELSQAVGSAKQTERAILTSGTTRGSGGIQTSSLSRNTGGGELAGRSTTRVHSPTGNAAGTTVGGKGNGGKSAGRSIEEIQMVFDRNKGSIYSVYNRALRSDPSLKGKLVLRLTIAPSGKVISCELVSNELGNQDLGEKIAGRVKLFNFGAKDVSEITITYPIDFLPA from the coding sequence ATGTCTGCAATCGTACTGAGCTTCGATATGACCTGGGGAGCACTAGGCCCGGATGACCTGCGCTTCCGGCGCATCGTGCGCACAAACCTCGTATTGGCACTATTGTTCGGTATCATCATGCCGTTCCTGCCACTGCCGGAAGTCGTGAAGCCGGTACAAGTCGAGCCGCCGCGAATGGTACAACTGCTGTTCGAACAGGACGAAGTTAAACCCCCGCCACCGCCGCCGCCAGTACCTGTCAAGCAGGAACCCGAGCCTGTCAAGGAAAAGGTAGAAGCGCCTAAGCCGGTTGTGAAGAAACCGGTCGTGGTAAAGAAGCAGATCCAGGAAAAGCCCAAGATCAGTGCGCGCGAGCAGGCCGAACAATCCGGATTGCTGGCATTGCGCGATTCCCTCTCCGACCTGCGTCAGAATTCGGTTTCACAGAGCTTTTCCAAGAAGGGCGAACTCTCCCAGGCGGTCGGTTCGGCCAAGCAGACAGAGCGCGCCATTCTGACTTCCGGCACCACACGCGGCAGCGGCGGAATACAGACCTCCAGCCTGAGCCGTAATACCGGTGGCGGAGAACTGGCCGGTCGCAGCACCACCAGGGTGCACAGTCCAACCGGTAATGCCGCCGGAACTACGGTCGGTGGCAAAGGCAATGGCGGGAAATCGGCCGGTCGCAGCATCGAGGAAATACAGATGGTGTTCGATCGCAACAAGGGATCGATCTATAGCGTTTACAATCGGGCCTTGCGTTCTGACCCGAGCCTTAAAGGCAAGCTCGTACTGCGCCTGACCATTGCACCGTCCGGCAAAGTGATTAGCTGTGAACTGGTTTCCAACGAGCTGGGTAACCAGGATCTGGGCGAAAAAATCGCTGGCCGGGTCAAACTGTTCAATTTCGGCGCAAAAGACGTATCGGAGATCACCATCACCTATCCGATAGACTTCCTGCCCGCTTAG
- a CDS encoding ATP-binding cassette domain-containing protein produces MRRMHETAPHPVDTAVVTARGLSKRYGGRVVVDNVNFDIPPGCCFGFLGPNGAGKTTTLRMAMGLTPPSSGSLSIFGLPVGVHAGRIRSRTGIVPQADNLDPDFSVEENLIVYATFFGLSRKQVLPRIEALLEFVSLSDRRRAKTTTLSGGMQRRLTIARALVNDPELVVLDEPTTGLDPQARHVIWGRLGELKASGKTLLLTTHYMEEAERLCDDLVIMDHGRILARGSPRELVTMHVEPEIVEVRGQSGALAQLAALAGCRLERMGNSLYCYTDNAAALIEQLKDRPALRFIHRPTGLEDVFLRLTGRELRD; encoded by the coding sequence ATGCGCCGCATGCATGAAACAGCACCACATCCGGTCGACACGGCGGTTGTCACAGCCCGCGGTCTGAGCAAGCGCTACGGCGGCCGGGTCGTGGTCGACAATGTGAATTTCGACATACCGCCTGGATGCTGTTTCGGGTTTCTCGGACCGAACGGGGCAGGGAAGACCACCACGTTGCGTATGGCGATGGGGCTGACACCACCCAGCTCAGGCTCACTGTCGATCTTCGGCCTGCCGGTGGGCGTACACGCCGGCAGAATACGCAGCCGGACGGGCATCGTCCCGCAGGCCGACAACCTTGACCCCGATTTCAGCGTCGAGGAAAACCTTATTGTCTATGCCACTTTTTTCGGCCTGTCGCGCAAACAGGTATTACCACGTATCGAAGCCCTGCTCGAGTTCGTCTCGCTGTCCGACCGCCGCCGAGCCAAGACCACAACCCTGTCGGGCGGCATGCAGCGCAGACTGACGATCGCTCGTGCACTGGTCAATGATCCGGAACTGGTCGTTCTGGATGAGCCCACGACAGGCCTGGATCCACAGGCGCGTCATGTCATATGGGGACGTCTCGGCGAACTCAAGGCCAGCGGCAAAACACTCCTGCTGACGACTCATTACATGGAGGAAGCCGAGCGCCTGTGTGACGATCTGGTGATCATGGACCACGGCCGGATTCTTGCCCGGGGTTCACCGCGGGAGCTGGTAACGATGCACGTTGAACCGGAAATCGTCGAGGTCCGCGGACAGAGCGGCGCACTCGCCCAGCTGGCTGCGCTGGCCGGTTGCCGCCTGGAGCGCATGGGTAACAGCCTCTACTGCTATACAGACAATGCCGCAGCCCTAATCGAACAACTCAAGGATCGCCCGGCGCTCAGATTCATCCATCGCCCGACCGGACTTGAAGACGTGTTTCTGCGTTTGACCGGCAGGGAGTTGCGTGACTGA
- a CDS encoding ABC transporter permease has protein sequence MTDLSLPRLRPGALAVWRRNILVWRKLLIPALLMNFGEPTLYLLGLGYGIGHFVGAMSGMPYLAFLASGIIASSAMTTASFEGMYSVYTRMVPQKTYDALLATPLEIDDVLAGEMLWCATKSLFSGMAILTVAAALGVVDGWQALWVLPVVFLTGMCFAGPAMIMAALASNYDFFNYFFVLVITPMFILCGVFYPIETLPQAAQGPVGLLPLTHAVALTRALVAGAPLEQPWLHLGVLLAYALVCYYIAVILVRRKLLV, from the coding sequence ATGACTGACCTGAGCCTGCCGCGCCTGCGCCCTGGGGCGCTTGCCGTCTGGAGACGGAACATCCTGGTCTGGCGGAAACTGCTGATACCGGCGCTGCTGATGAATTTCGGTGAGCCGACGCTCTACCTGCTGGGATTGGGCTACGGTATCGGCCACTTCGTCGGTGCAATGTCCGGTATGCCGTACCTTGCGTTCCTGGCCTCCGGCATCATCGCCTCGAGCGCCATGACCACTGCCAGCTTCGAGGGAATGTACTCGGTATACACCCGCATGGTACCTCAGAAGACTTACGACGCACTGCTCGCAACCCCGCTGGAGATAGACGATGTCTTGGCCGGCGAAATGCTTTGGTGCGCGACAAAAAGCCTGTTCAGCGGGATGGCGATACTCACCGTAGCGGCGGCGCTGGGGGTGGTGGACGGCTGGCAGGCACTCTGGGTGTTGCCTGTGGTGTTCCTGACAGGTATGTGTTTTGCTGGCCCGGCCATGATCATGGCCGCCCTGGCAAGCAATTACGACTTCTTCAACTATTTCTTCGTGCTTGTCATCACGCCGATGTTCATTCTGTGCGGGGTTTTCTATCCGATCGAGACCCTGCCACAGGCAGCGCAGGGCCCGGTCGGACTACTGCCACTTACACATGCCGTTGCATTGACGCGCGCACTGGTCGCCGGGGCTCCGCTTGAACAACCCTGGCTGCATCTCGGCGTACTCCTCGCGTATGCGCTCGTCTGCTACTATATCGCCGTTATCCTGGTCAGAAGAAAGCTGCTGGTATGA
- a CDS encoding TlpA disulfide reductase family protein, producing MKGVKSRYRMRWLFELAAFLLLILLINTWQSRDAPTGTAPDFTGTLLDGSRAALSHFRGRPVLLHFWATWCPVCAMEQGTIDALAEEYQVVTVAIDDDSAAVQDYLRTRGFDYPVIHDPDGAIARTYAIRGIPASFVLDAEGRIRFVEMGYTTGLGLRLRLWWAGRNRHTMAASGT from the coding sequence ATGAAGGGAGTGAAATCCCGCTACCGGATGCGCTGGCTATTCGAACTCGCTGCATTCCTGCTGCTGATACTGCTCATCAATACCTGGCAGTCACGTGATGCACCGACGGGTACCGCACCCGACTTCACAGGCACATTGCTGGACGGCAGCCGGGCCGCATTGTCACATTTCCGCGGCAGACCGGTGCTGCTGCATTTCTGGGCGACCTGGTGCCCGGTCTGTGCCATGGAGCAAGGGACCATCGACGCCCTCGCCGAGGAATATCAGGTCGTGACCGTTGCCATCGACGATGATTCCGCCGCGGTTCAGGACTACCTGCGTACAAGGGGATTCGACTACCCTGTCATCCATGATCCCGACGGCGCCATTGCCCGGACATACGCCATTCGCGGGATTCCAGCCAGCTTCGTGCTCGATGCCGAGGGCCGCATCCGCTTCGTCGAGATGGGCTATACCACCGGCCTGGGCCTGCGCCTGCGGCTGTGGTGGGCGGGGAGGAACCGGCACACCATGGCGGCATCCGGGACTTGA
- the trxC gene encoding thioredoxin TrxC: protein MYDSRHIVCPHCNAVNRVAANRLADQPACGKCHRPLFTAHPLDLNGNNFEQHIGRSDIPVVVDFWAPWCGPCKMMAPAFEQAAAQLEPRTRLAKLNTENEPALASRFRIQSIPTLALFRDGREIARQPGAMGAGDIVRWVNTHVR, encoded by the coding sequence GTGTATGATTCCAGGCACATCGTCTGCCCCCATTGCAACGCAGTGAACCGTGTCGCCGCCAACCGGCTTGCTGACCAGCCCGCTTGCGGCAAATGCCATCGGCCGCTGTTTACCGCCCACCCGCTGGACCTCAATGGCAACAATTTCGAACAGCACATCGGCCGCAGCGATATCCCGGTCGTGGTCGACTTCTGGGCACCCTGGTGCGGACCATGCAAGATGATGGCTCCCGCATTCGAGCAGGCCGCCGCCCAACTGGAACCGCGAACCAGGCTCGCCAAGCTCAATACCGAGAACGAGCCGGCACTAGCCAGCCGGTTTCGCATCCAGAGCATCCCGACCCTGGCGCTGTTCCGCGACGGTCGTGAGATCGCGCGTCAGCCGGGTGCCATGGGGGCGGGCGATATCGTGCGCTGGGTGAATACACATGTGCGCTAG
- a CDS encoding elongation factor P hydroxylase, with product MPDWIAHLNSNVLSHYRTRLVGGFDEPFYRAHRDEIPAEIQFTRDYERSALHELAHWCVAGEARRRLDDYGYWYAPDGRTNDQQRAFFEVEVTPQALEKHFCMALGIAFCVSVDNLGNGAVDGIEGFAAAVNMCFDRYTRHGLPARAALISRHLSVYRHASEKNNNQPIA from the coding sequence ATGCCTGACTGGATCGCTCATCTTAACAGCAACGTTTTGTCGCACTACCGGACGCGTCTGGTAGGCGGGTTTGACGAGCCGTTTTACCGGGCACACCGCGATGAAATCCCGGCCGAGATCCAATTCACCCGTGATTACGAACGCAGCGCGCTGCATGAACTCGCGCACTGGTGCGTGGCAGGGGAGGCACGCCGCCGCCTGGATGATTACGGTTACTGGTACGCCCCGGACGGGCGCACCAACGACCAGCAGCGGGCATTCTTCGAGGTCGAGGTCACGCCGCAGGCGCTTGAGAAACATTTCTGTATGGCGCTGGGCATAGCCTTTTGCGTCAGCGTCGACAACCTCGGCAATGGGGCCGTAGACGGAATCGAGGGCTTCGCCGCAGCAGTGAACATGTGCTTCGACCGTTACACCCGCCACGGGCTGCCTGCGCGTGCGGCACTGATCAGCCGCCATCTCAGCGTTTACCGCCATGCATCTGAAAAAAATAACAATCAACCTATTGCATGA
- a CDS encoding alpha/beta fold hydrolase, with amino-acid sequence MRRLPLAALLCWLSACLVTAVPAEDTRNGECVILLHGLGRTALSMRTIEAALTDAGYCVRNRSYPSRSADIEWLAAAAIGDGLAYCEWHDASRIHFVTHSLGGILVRQYLQDNRIENLGRIVMLSPPNQGSEIAELLKARPLYRYAAGPAGAQLGTGNDSVPLHLAPIPGQIGIITGASSLDPWFSPLIPGADDGKVSVERARLAEMHDFLVVDHGHTFIMQAGEVIAQIIAFLQTGSFRHEPAGGASATGS; translated from the coding sequence ATGCGCCGGCTGCCGCTGGCAGCCCTGTTGTGCTGGCTGAGCGCATGCCTCGTCACCGCCGTGCCTGCGGAAGATACCCGTAACGGCGAATGCGTCATCCTCTTGCATGGCCTCGGACGCACCGCGCTCTCGATGCGTACCATCGAAGCGGCTCTGACCGATGCGGGCTACTGCGTCCGGAACAGGAGCTATCCCTCGCGGTCGGCTGACATCGAATGGCTCGCTGCCGCAGCCATCGGTGACGGCCTGGCATACTGTGAATGGCATGACGCAAGCAGGATTCATTTTGTCACCCACTCGCTGGGAGGGATCCTGGTACGCCAGTATCTGCAGGATAACCGCATCGAAAATCTGGGTCGCATCGTCATGCTGAGCCCGCCCAACCAGGGCAGCGAAATCGCCGAATTATTAAAGGCGCGACCACTCTACCGCTACGCGGCCGGTCCCGCCGGAGCGCAACTGGGCACCGGCAACGACAGCGTACCGTTGCACCTCGCCCCGATCCCCGGGCAGATTGGAATCATCACCGGCGCCAGTAGTCTGGATCCCTGGTTCTCACCCCTGATTCCCGGGGCCGACGATGGCAAGGTTTCGGTCGAGCGTGCCAGGCTCGCCGAAATGCACGATTTCCTCGTGGTCGATCATGGACATACCTTCATCATGCAGGCCGGCGAGGTCATTGCCCAGATTATCGCTTTTCTGCAGACGGGGAGCTTCCGCCACGAGCCGGCTGGAGGAGCGTCAGCTACGGGTAGTTAA
- a CDS encoding C40 family peptidase — MSQSRPAQAAAETATHPGARIAATLIGTPYRYGGASPRGFDCSGLVYYAYRKAGIPVPRTTRAQLRHAARIPRNRLQPGDLVFFKLDRRPVSHVGIYAGNDRFIHAPSNGKPVSYTPMNDPYWQARYVTAGRYY; from the coding sequence ATGAGCCAGTCACGCCCGGCACAAGCAGCTGCCGAGACCGCAACACACCCCGGCGCACGCATCGCGGCCACCCTGATCGGCACACCCTACCGCTATGGCGGCGCCTCTCCGCGCGGCTTCGATTGCAGTGGTTTGGTGTATTACGCCTATCGCAAGGCCGGCATACCGGTCCCGCGCACGACTCGCGCACAGCTGCGCCATGCCGCCCGCATCCCGCGCAACCGGCTCCAGCCGGGCGATCTGGTTTTCTTCAAGCTCGACAGACGACCGGTATCACATGTTGGCATCTATGCGGGTAACGACCGCTTCATACATGCCCCGTCCAACGGCAAGCCCGTATCCTATACCCCCATGAACGATCCTTACTGGCAGGCGCGCTACGTCACTGCCGGGCGATATTACTGA
- a CDS encoding DUF1499 domain-containing protein encodes MPSPPTSLQDCPASPNCVSSQAADPAHGIEAFQYSGSAAEAMRRLRSALLSEKRITLVTETAGYIHAEARSLVFRFVDDIEFLLDPAQSLIQVRSAARTGYSDFGVNRKRLERIRRNFSPQR; translated from the coding sequence ATGCCATCACCACCGACATCATTGCAGGATTGCCCGGCCAGCCCCAACTGTGTCTCCAGCCAGGCTGCGGATCCGGCACATGGAATCGAAGCATTCCAATATTCCGGCTCCGCTGCGGAGGCCATGCGTCGACTGCGGTCAGCACTGCTGTCCGAAAAGCGGATTACCCTGGTGACAGAAACGGCTGGCTATATCCATGCCGAGGCACGCAGCCTGGTATTCCGCTTCGTGGACGACATCGAGTTCCTGCTCGATCCCGCGCAGTCTCTGATCCAGGTGCGCTCAGCGGCACGAACCGGTTACAGCGATTTCGGCGTCAATCGCAAACGCCTGGAACGGATCCGGCGGAACTTCAGTCCGCAGCGGTGA
- a CDS encoding class II aldolase/adducin family protein, translating to MPEEGVSKFVLHYTHMPAGSVDLPEALNQWRSRLWQHRLIGYLAASGGGIGYGNVSRRIQTGLSGAGFRGFIISGTQTGALAMLDASQYCLVTDWDAEQNRVTAQGPVRPSSEALTHGMLYDLDADINVVFHVHSATIWQAARRLGLATTKPAVAYGTPEMASEVARLYRNADFTRQTVFAMGGHRDGIVAFGPDEETAGRALLETLEHSQRL from the coding sequence GTGCCGGAAGAGGGTGTCAGCAAGTTTGTCCTGCACTATACGCACATGCCGGCTGGCAGTGTGGACCTGCCTGAGGCTCTGAATCAATGGCGCAGCCGGCTCTGGCAGCATCGTCTCATCGGCTACCTGGCAGCATCTGGCGGTGGCATAGGCTACGGCAATGTCAGCCGCCGCATCCAAACCGGCCTCAGCGGGGCCGGATTTCGCGGCTTCATCATCAGCGGCACACAAACCGGCGCACTCGCAATGCTCGACGCCAGCCAGTATTGCTTGGTGACCGACTGGGACGCAGAGCAGAATCGCGTAACCGCGCAAGGCCCCGTGAGACCGTCTTCTGAAGCGCTGACACACGGCATGCTCTATGACCTGGATGCTGACATCAATGTCGTATTTCATGTACATTCAGCGACCATTTGGCAGGCGGCGAGGCGATTGGGTCTGGCAACGACGAAACCTGCGGTAGCGTATGGCACCCCGGAGATGGCGAGCGAAGTGGCACGTCTGTACCGCAATGCCGACTTCACCCGGCAAACGGTCTTTGCCATGGGCGGGCATCGGGACGGCATTGTCGCATTCGGTCCCGACGAGGAAACTGCCGGCCGTGCGCTCCTGGAAACCCTCGAGCACAGCCAGCGGCTCTGA
- a CDS encoding L,D-transpeptidase family protein translates to MNRSRLRPWLLLCCLLIHGTVRAETFLLPPDDVDVIGRLEFTSAGRKDTLLDIARRYDIGQNEILLANPTVDRWMPEDNSRVIIPSRYVLPKAERTGVVINLPEMRLYYFPSQKAKSGQPRTMITHPISVGRMDWRSPLGKTTIVSKQTDPTWTPPESIKQEALADGRVLPDVVPGGPDNPLGRFAMRLGKAGYLIHSTNKPYGVGMRVTHGCIRMYPEDIEGLFADIPVGTQVNLVNQPIKLGWLAGALFLELHPPLEEDEPLYQDYLQRVLDAVADMLAEQPDATGLNADRRLSLSGAALRQAVEEKSGIPIQITR, encoded by the coding sequence ATGAACCGCAGTCGCCTGCGTCCCTGGCTGCTGCTGTGCTGCCTGCTCATCCATGGCACGGTCCGGGCCGAGACATTCCTGCTGCCGCCCGATGACGTTGACGTGATCGGCCGCCTGGAATTCACCAGCGCCGGCCGCAAGGATACCTTGCTCGATATCGCGCGCCGGTATGACATCGGCCAGAATGAAATCCTGCTCGCCAACCCGACCGTCGACCGCTGGATGCCCGAGGACAACTCGCGCGTGATCATCCCGAGTCGCTATGTGCTGCCCAAGGCCGAGCGCACCGGCGTCGTCATCAACCTGCCGGAGATGCGTCTCTATTACTTTCCCAGCCAGAAGGCTAAGAGTGGCCAGCCCAGGACCATGATCACCCACCCGATCAGCGTGGGACGCATGGACTGGCGCTCGCCGCTGGGCAAGACCACCATTGTCAGCAAGCAGACCGATCCCACCTGGACGCCGCCCGAATCCATCAAGCAGGAGGCGCTGGCCGACGGTCGCGTACTGCCGGACGTGGTACCGGGCGGGCCGGACAACCCGCTCGGACGCTTCGCCATGCGCCTGGGCAAGGCCGGCTACCTCATACACAGCACCAACAAGCCCTACGGGGTTGGCATGCGCGTCACGCATGGCTGCATCCGCATGTACCCGGAAGACATCGAGGGTCTGTTTGCCGATATACCCGTGGGCACCCAGGTTAACCTGGTCAACCAGCCAATCAAGCTCGGCTGGCTGGCTGGCGCGCTGTTTCTGGAACTGCATCCGCCACTCGAGGAAGACGAACCGCTTTACCAGGATTATCTGCAGCGCGTCCTCGACGCCGTCGCCGACATGCTTGCCGAGCAGCCCGATGCCACCGGCCTGAATGCCGACCGGCGCCTGAGTCTGAGCGGTGCCGCCCTGCGTCAGGCAGTGGAAGAAAAAAGCGGGATACCCATCCAGATAACGCGTTGA
- a CDS encoding Lpp/OprI family alanine-zipper lipoprotein: MSVYISSRVRMYALAAVAAVMVGLSGCASTGNAEMAALQAKVDAASADAAAAKSDAAAARSQSADALRTANEAKAIAEDTETKIDRMFKKAMHK, from the coding sequence ATGTCTGTCTATATTTCGAGTCGAGTTCGCATGTATGCACTGGCTGCAGTGGCGGCCGTGATGGTGGGTCTGTCCGGCTGTGCCTCTACCGGTAACGCCGAGATGGCTGCCCTGCAGGCCAAGGTCGATGCCGCAAGTGCGGATGCTGCAGCTGCCAAGTCTGATGCCGCAGCTGCCAGATCCCAGTCTGCCGATGCCCTGCGGACGGCCAACGAGGCGAAGGCCATCGCGGAGGATACGGAAACCAAGATCGACCGTATGTTCAAGAAGGCGATGCACAAGTAA